A segment of the Canis lupus dingo isolate Sandy chromosome 15, ASM325472v2, whole genome shotgun sequence genome:
TAGCGTTGTCACTAGGGGCTCcgggggggggctggggagccagCGGCAGGTGGGCCCCGTGTCTCTGTGTCTGACCCACAGGCCTCTCCCGGGGGGTTGAGCCCCACTAGCCCTCCTCACTCTGAGTGTCCCTCGTGATGCGGAGGCCGAGGGGCCCAGGCGGGGGCCAGCAGCCTGCGGTCCAAGGCAGCCTCTACCCCCTGTGCGCCGTGTGCCCTTGAGCCAGCCGGGTGACCTCTCTGTCCCTTGGTTCCTCCAGCTGTAAAAGGGGAAGACAGTTCCTACTTCCCTGGGCCGTCGTGAGGATGACAGGAGATAATCCACGACGGGACCCCAGCACCGGGCTCCTTGTAGGTGCACACGGAGCAGTCGCTGGGATTCGTTGGttcttctgttcctttgttttaattttcctcgTCCTCTGGGGGTGCTCAGGGCTTTCACACCTGCAGCGCTCACATGTGCCTGCTGTCCCCTCGGCCCCGGCCACCACCCCAGTAAATGGCCAGGTCAGACACCTGTCACTCCCAGGGCCTCctggtggggctggaggtggggaccCCAGAGGCCCTCCCACTCAGCCTGCACCTGCCGGCCTGCACCCTCGGGGGAGCCCCCTAGCCCCTGGGGGGTCGTGTTCAGTGGCCGGACGGAGGCAGGTCTTGGCGGAGGCGGAGGGGAGGCCTGGGAGCTGCTGGCTTCGGCGTCTGGCTGCTTGTGCAGCAAGACACAGGGCCGAGTGTCAGAGTTTCcatgggggaggcagaggcgaGCTCGCAGCTGGGGAGAGAGTGACGCTGCCGCTGGCCGCCCTGCCAGGTGGGCTGGCGgggtgtcccctccccacccgcccGGGAGTCACATCTGGCCTGGACGACACCTCGGCTCCCTTGTGCACGGTCGTGTGACATGGACCAGGCGTGACTGACGGAGGCAGGAACGGGGACCCGGCCATCCAGGCCCCACCGCGTGGCCCCCGCACTCAGCAACCTGTGGCCTTCCAAAGAAACGTCAGCGCGGCCTTCGAGGCTCCTCCCACGGTGGCCCCGGCGTGTCCTCTGAACCCCAGGGCGCTTCTGGACCTTCCCGGGTGCGCGGGACTCCTTGTCTGACTTGTCAGCCATTCAGGCTCCTACGCACCCTTCAGGATCCACATCCCGTCCCCCATCCTGTGTGCAGCCTCTGGGGAGGATTCAAGGCGGAGGCAGTGTCCCCTGCTTTGTGCGCCTACAACCCGGGGCGGGGCGTCGTAGCCAGTGGGGTGAAGGCCCAGCGGGTTCTCTGCGCGGCCTGGGCTCCCCACAGCACAGGAGCTTCCTCAGATAGGAGCCCTAGCCTGTGGCAGGGGTCACCTGGCCCAGGGCCCGACAGCCAGTAGGGCCTTCTCAGGCTGGATCCTGGCGCGAAGAAGGAGCTTCCtgagcctgggccctggggcgGGAGGAACTCCGTCCCCGCAGCCCAGCACTCGCGGGCAGCTGCCAAGTGTGCCTGGAATACAGGGAGACAGTGCGGGGGTGGGGCTGGCTCCATGAGGTGAGGGGCTGAGGCGCCAGTTTCCAGCAGGGGCTCCTGCGGCAGGGCCTGAGTGGCTGTGGGTCGGGGCATCAGCTTCCCGGCTTCTGGCAGCTTCCTCACTGTCTCCCTCTTTCCCGTCCCCAGGCTTTGGCTTTGCCAGGACCTTCAGAGGCCCTCCGACCTGAGAGGTAAGCTGGATCTGGGGGCAGGCCTTCCtgacatcccccccacccccaccctgtcccccttgggtccctcccactgcccccgAAGCCCCTCCCAGGCCAGGCTGTCCTAGCATCCTAGTATCCCAGCAGCAGGTGACCTCACCTCCCTGCTGCTCTGCAGGTGACCTCACCTCCCTGCTGCTGCAGGTGACCTcacctccctgctctgcaggtgACCTCACCTCCCTGCTGCTGCAGGTGACCTcacctccctgctctgcaggtgACCTCACCTCCCTGCTGCTGCAGGTGACCTCACCTCCCTGCGGCCTGGGCTTTAAAACCCCAGCCCAACTCGGAAGCagctttttctcatttgtgagcTATTTCGCCCCGGCTCCTTGGCGCGGCCCGTGTTTGCTTGGCCTGCCCGGGTGCAGCGGCCTGGCCTCGCTCCCGCCgggccccctcccagcccagcccggctcctcctgccGCCGCCACCGATCGCGGGGAAGCCGCGAAGGCTCTGGAATCTTGGCCGGCGCGCGGAGGCAGCGGGCGGCGGGTGGCGCTCCGGAAAAGGCTGCAAATGTGAACCAGAAGGCAAGGGATTGGCTGCCGTCAAGGCCCTGCCCGCGGCCTGGGGCTCAGGGTggctggggcgggtgggggggacATTTCCATGTTCAGTCCTGCTCAGAAGTTCAAGGCCTCTGCTGGGAAGTGAGCAATGTCACCAGCTGAGGCCGGAGCCCCTTGGCAGGGAGGACCGGTCCCCTGGCCACCTGCCTGAGGACACATTTTGCCCTGAGTCCTGCCCACTGCTGGGCCTCCTCCTGGTTCTTCTGCCCCCAGCTGGCTGTTCCCACCTCCCTGGAAGCAGTTCGGCCTCAAGCTGCCCCTCCCAGGAGAGCCGGGgacttctcctccccctctcagAGCCCGATAGGCCGACCCGATCCCCcgcgggagggagggagattcGGCCCAAGCcccccctgtgccccaggcccAAGGCCCCCCTGTGCCCCAGGGCTGAGCAGGGCGCTGGAAGGACCCCAAAGACCAGGGGGCCCTGTGGGAAGCCATCCTGCGGGcggggctggaggtgggagggggttgtcggaggcctgggctggggcaACAGGCTGCAGACCCTGTGAGCACCTACTGTACCCCGGGCAGGgatgaggtggggggtggggaagaggtgcCCCGGAGGAGGAGCTGTTCCACCTGAGGAAGGCAGGGAAGGCTGCTCGGAGGAGGAGGCATCTGAGCTGTCCTAAAGGAATAACATGCTGGCTTCGAGGAGAAAGGCAGGGACTCTGGGCAGAGAGGCCTGTGAGGCACAGGCAGACAGGCGGGTAGAGGGAAATAGAAGGTTGGGGTGTCTGGGTCGGAGGATGCTGCGGCTCCGGGCTGCGGCGGCGCCTCTCGCCCTTGCATACGCTGTTCTTCCCAAGGGGGTGGCGTCGGCCCCCCTGCGGCCCCAGCACCCTGGCTGGTGAAGCCCTGGTCTTATCCCCCCCGACccccgtctgtgtctctgcctgtcgaGCTCCAGACCCGAAGTTTTGTGCCTGTGGGGGGCCTGCCCCCGGGGGCCCCCGCCTTCCCTGCCCAGCGGTGTGCTCTGCTCTCAGTTGGAACGTCCCCTGTTACTCCCCGGGGCCCTGGCGCTTCGGCCTGGCCCCCGCCTCCTTAGGGTGCTGCGTCCCAGATGGGGGTCCTGTGGTCTGTGAGCCTCACCCGCACAGGTGTCTGCTGGGTGTCTGGGCAGAACCGGAGCCTGGTCGGCAAGACAAGCTGGGCAGGGAGCAGCGCCCCGGACCATGAGGTGGCCCCCAGCCTGGCTGCCCCCCGCCACCCctcaggccccagatcccaggcgGCTCTGGTCTGGGAGCGATCCTCCGGCCTGGGCCCTGAGCTGTGAGGGGCCCAGCGAGTCCCGTTGGTCCTGAGGCCCGCGAGCTCCACGAGTCTCCACCTGAGGACGTGAGACCCAGGCCTGACATTAGCGTGGGCATTAGGGCCACAAATGCTGGCCTTCCAGAAGGTTCCATCAAGTGACTGACAGCCAGAGACTTACAGAGCCCGGAACACAGGAATCCAGGTTCAAGGAcatgggagaggagagggacaaaTGGGGTTGCGGGGATGAGCAGAAACGCGACAGTGACAGTGGACGAGGTGCCtgagaggcacaggcaggtgAGCATCCGGGTTCAGGGACACAGAGACCAGAGGAAGGGGACAGGTGTGCACACACCCGCATGGCTCCTGTAGCAGgtgggcccccctccccctcctctcctccccttccccctcctcccccccccctcctccatCTGACTGTCATCAGGCGTGCCCCACTTGTGAGCTCAGGGTTTTGCCAGGCTCACCCTCAACCGCCACTCTCCGTGGGGCATATTTGTTGGTCCACGTCCAACTGGGTCCGAGCACGGCCTCCTCTCCCGGGAGGTCCCGCCAATTGCAGCATAGCATGGGATTCACCGAGTCAGTACTAGGGAGCCAGAGAGGATCCAGAGCAGGGGAGGGCCGTGCACACAACTGTGCCCAAGCGTGGTCCACACACAGAAGAGAAGCTGAGGGTGAGGGCAGGAGAGACGCTGCTATGATAATGCAGGTGAGGATTTGACAATGTAACATGACGGCTGGGAGGCACCTGGGCTGTGTATTGGGAAACTACAAGGTCTGTAGAGActttggggaaggaggggaaggaataaaagtgagaaaagtCGAGGAGAGTCTACAGGATTGGATTGAGGGTGTACAGGTAAAGGAACAGGGCTGTCCTGCACAGTTGTGCAGGTTGGTTACTGTACAAGGGCACCCGGGAGAGGCAACGAGAGTACCGACTGTGCTGGAAGGAGGGCAGTGCTAAGGCGTTGTGCAGGCTGCAGAGATGCCTCACAGCCCTGCAGGGATGGAAGGGTCAGACATGATGTCCAGTATCTGGCCTGGGCCCTTGGGAGCTGGAAAGAAGCAAGTAATGGGGACAAGATAGTGACAGCAGTTGTGGTGGAGGCATCGGGGGGCAGCCGGTGAAAGTGCTCAGGCTCAGGTGAGGATGCAGGTAGAGGCAGATGTGGGAGCCCTCAGGGGTGGGACAGGGACTGGGCTGGCGACAGCCACAAACTGCAGGGGAACATCCAGAGGAGAGGTGGCCGGACCCAGCTCCTTGGGGCAAGCCTGGGTCtgcagagagggcagggggaggagggaggaggagccttTCCagcggggaggggagcagggccacAGGCAGGATTCCtcgctgggggcaggagggggtgagCTTGTCCAAGAGCTTGGCTGaggtggctggggaggggtgagggcgCTGGGGAGCTGCGGTTGGCCTTGTGAACAGGAGACGGGCGCACCCACAGACAGTGGGAGGCCCTGACACCCCTCCCGTCTGAGCCTCGGTTAAGGAGGACAGGAGAGGGCGCCCCAATGCCCAGGATCTGGGAAGGAGGGGGGCTGTAGGGGGAGGCCTGGCGAGTCTGGAGCTGCCGGGCTGGGCCGGGGCGGGCACTGCGCCCAGTGGGTGAGAATGGCcgctcctctgctcctctctggggCCCGGGCTGCCTCCTAGTCCTGAGCAGCTGGGGGACCCCTAGTCAGGCAGGGAAGAATTTTCTGGAAGGCCAGAAAATTGGCTTTGAGACTTGCCTGAGGTCCTGGCCTTTGGCTGGCAGCCAGTCACCTGAGTGTCGGAAGTGGAGAAGGTGCTGCTTTgcaggaggagaaactgaggttaGACGGAGGAGATCGTTGCGGCCACCAGGGCCGGGGGACAGAGCGCACTTGGGGGGCCCACTCAGCTCCCCTCTGTTCACCCTTGCACTCGGGAGGACACTGGGGTTCaggaggttaagtcacttgcgaGTAGCACAGTCCCCGGGCGCTACGCCAGAGCAGGGGCCCTGAGGGCTCCCCGGGGCTGGAGCCCCAGACGGAGGGCCTGTGGGGTAGCAGAGGCCTGTGGGGTAGCAGAGACTGGCGGAGGGGccaggacagggggtgggggccggaggttggggggcggagggggaggctGAGTGGGGAGGcgggaggcagcagggagccgATCCGGAGAAATGTCTCCACAACAGGAAGCGCCTCATAACATACCTGTGGTTTGGCTGCAGGGCCCTGCTGCCCCGCTCCTCgcctgggtgggggcaggaggggctggggcagggggcaggagggcaggaggggctggggcagggggggcaggaggggctggggggcaggagggcaggaggggctggggcagggggcaggaggggctggggcaggaggggctgggggtaggaggacagaagggcaggaggggttgggggcaggaggggctggggacaggaggggctggggcaggggggaggaggggctggggcaggaggggctgggggtaggAGGGCAGAACgacaggaggggctgggggcaggggggcagtaggggctggggcaggggcgcaggaggggctggggcaggggggcaggaggtgctggggcaggaggggctgggggtaggAGGGCAGAACGACaagaggggctgggggcaggggggcagtaggggctggggcaggaaggaggaaggcctggggcaggggggcaggaggggctggggcaggggcgcaggaggggttggggcaggggtgcaggaggggctggggcaagggggcaggaggggctggggcaggggggcaggagggaggggctggggggcaggagggcaggaggggctggggcaggaggggctgggggtaggAGGGCAGAGCGACaagaggggctgggggcaggggggcagtaggggctggggcaggaagaaggaaggcctggggcaggggggcaggaggggctggggcaggggcgcaggaggggttggggcaggggcgcaggaggggctggggcaagggggcaggaggggctgggggtaggacgacagaagggcaggaggggctggggggcaggaggggcagggggcctgggggtAGAAGGGCAGAACgacaggaggggctgggggcaggggggcagtaggggctggggcaggggggccaGGGGCTGGTCCTGATGGGGCCAGGCCGCAGCGCGCGTGCTCCCCGGGAGCCTCCCCCATGGGATCGCAGGGCTGGGGTGTCTGCTGGTCGCCCCGGGCAGGACCCCGAGGCCGGGCGGGGTCACCGTCAGCGGGCGCCCGTGGCGGGCTCTGTATGGGGCCACCTCCGCCGGCCGCGCCCCCGCCTGGTTGGAGGCCCCGgagcccgcgcccgccgccccgggagGAGGCCCAGGCGGCCGCAAAATGCTGACTTGGGCAAAACGCTGTTTTACGGGGATTTGCTGAAAAGGGGGAAATCCCCGCTGAGGACTTGCAGCTGTGCAAACACCTCGGCCTCGCGATGCCCCGATCAGCGCCTCCTTGCGCGCCCACCTCACCCGCCTCGCGCCTGCCAGCCGCACCCGGGGTCACCCGAGAGGCTGGTGGGTCGCCCGAGGTCCCAGAGCAGAGCCCCAGCGCCCTGCCCGAGCCCTGACGCCCCCGCCCGGCCTGCTCGGCtgtcctcagcccagggcctctgaCCGAGGCCGCGTGAGTGTCCCCCCTTCCCGTCTAGTCCGCGCCCCTGGCCCGGGGAGGAGCTCCCGGGGGAGGTCACACGTGTCCACTCAAAGGGAAGGACTGAGTGACTTCTGGCCTTTAGACTTGACAGTGACTTGAGTTCAGTCGACCTGCGCGAGCGGCCCTGCGCTGAGCACGCAGTGGGGACACAGTGACACAGCCAGAGGGCCGCGGCCCAACGGGGCGGGCACCCCGTGGGCTCCGGATGCCCAAGGATGGCGAGAGTCCGCCGGCCGGTGCGCGGGGCCCCAAGACGgggagccggggccgggggggggtggggggggccgcGGTGTCCGTGAGGGAGGCGGCTGGGCTGGGGCCAGTGTGTCCCACGGGGGGCGCTGTCGCCCTGGGCCACCCACGGGCAGGCTCGGCCACCTGGCCTCAAGGCTGCGGGCTCGCGTCTGCCCGGCCCTCCAGGCGCCGGCCTGCTCTCTCCTCACACCCGCCTGTCTGTCCGTCCGTGTCTGTCCTGCTgccctgtcccctctgccccgccccgGAGTCCTGACGCCCATGCTCAGACCCTGGCTGCCCGCTGGCGCCCTCGGGCACCTCATGGGGGGACAGGAGTGGGGGGGCTCCTGCTTCCCAGGGGCCTCGTGGGAATGAAATCACTGAGCAAAGCCCTGGGCCTGATGGTTGGGGGGGACCGGGAGCCTGATCCCTCTGGGGTCCTGCGGCCGGCCTGTCGCCCTCCATGGCAGGAGTCGCTGGGACGCGGCCAGGTTAGGGAGCCCCGGGGTGAGACAGGGAGGCTTCGCGGCTGGCGAGGACGTTGgcaggtggggagctggggggggctCTGCCTGGGGTCCCCCTGGACTCGGGGTCTGGCCGGGGGGTCCTGCCTGCTTGGGCTCCCCCATGTCCTCTGCCTCAGGGCCCCTTCCAGCCAAGCCCGAGTTGCCTGCAGCCGCCCTGCGCACCCACCGGGCCGAGCTTCTGGCTGGATGGCTGGGCGGCTGGGTGCGCAGGGGGCCGGTGCAGGacggccctgcccctccccaaggGGACCCGGGACCGAGGGCTGGGTAGGGGCTGGGGCTCGGGAGCGAGACGCCTGGTTTGTGGGCGCTGCGAGGCTGGGGCGAAGGTTAGGGCCGCACCTCCCTCAGCCTGAGGGCACCCCCGGCTGTGGAGGCCCGTCCTGGCAGGATTCCCACAGCCTGCGCCTCCgttttgccatctgtaaaatgggcctatAAGCACGTGAGCCTCGGGGTGCATCGAGAGGGCTCTGGAGGCAGAGCTGCAGCGCCCCGGGCTGGGGAGCCCCAAGGCGGACGTTCCCGCGTGGAGGGGCTCAGGGGAGCTCCAGGGACCTGCCTGCCCGAGGTCACCACACGGGTTGCTGGTGGACACTTTCGCGGCCTCCTCGCCCCGCGTTCACTCCTCCTGCCGTGTGACCTGGGCTTGGGGGAGCGCGGGGCGGCACCTCCCGACCCGGACCCAGCGCAGCGTAAGGGGGCCTCGCTCCCCGCCTGCACCATCAGGTGTGCACCCCCCGACCCCTCGTTCAGTTGGCACGATGTGCAGAGGCCCCTGGGGGTGAAGGGAGCCCGcggcagggggctggggagaggggacagtCCTCGGATGTTCAAAATGCTCAAAGTGCCACGTAGTCTCTCCTTGCAGCGTCGAGGGGTGAAGGCACCATATCCACAGCACAGCCGCCCTGGGGAGCAGCCTGTTAgtccgccttttttttttttttttttttttttaaagattgtatttatttactcatgagagacacagagagagggagaagcaggctccattcggggggcccatgcgggactcgatcccaggaccctggggtcatgacctaagccgaaggcaggcacccaacccctgagccacctgggcgtccctgtTAGTCCGGCTTTTTACAAATAACATCTTGGAGgccccctgggtgcctcagtcggtgacgtgtctgcctttggctcagatcgtgagcccggggtcttgggatggagcccccacattgggctccctgctcagtggggagcctgcttctctctctccctctgtgatacctcttgctctcactctctctcaaataaataaagtcttttttaaaagttaaaatagggcagccccggtggcttagcagtttagcaccgccttcagcccagggcctgatcctggagacccgggatcgagtcccctgtcgggctccctgcatggagcctgcttctccctcggcctgtgtctctgcctctctctctctcgctctgtgtgtgtgtgtctctcatgaatgaataaataaaatctttaaaaaataaaatcaaaataagtcaaaataagaaatgtattgAGACAGTTCCCATACTGGACGGCTGGCCCCTTTACTGTGCTTGATTCaacaagtttgtttgtttatttatttttttttataaagattttatttattcattcatgagacacacacacacacagaggcagagacacaggcagagggagaagcaggcgccctgcgggGAGcgggacgcgggactcgatcccgggaccccggggtcacgccctgagcccaaggcaggcgcccaaccgctgagccacccggtgccccacAGACTAGATTTTAAAAGGCCTCGGACGCCACCCAAGCACCGCAGCGTCCACCGTTCCCGGGCGGAGACCCCGCAGGCAGCTCCCCTGACGTCATGTGCAGCCCGGCCGAGGGGCCCCGCTCCGCTGCCTTTTGCGTCAGCTCTGTCCCCTGGGAAATGGGGCTGAGGGCGGGAACGAGCCGCCGccgtcccgggggggggggggcacggagggcggcggccccggggcagCACCGGCCCAGGGCGCCAGGCTcagcggcggggaggggggcggggcaggggctgccggagccccggggcggggggcggcggcctcGGTGCCGAGCGGGAGCCCGGGAGCCGCGCCCGCCGCCTGACGCCCGCGGTCCTCCCGCAGCAGGTCGGCGGAGCCATGCGGGGGCCCCTggcgctgctgccgctgctgccgctgctgctcgGCTGCGGGCCCCGCGCGGCCACCGGAGGCGGGGCTGGCGGCGCCGCGGGCTACGCGCCGGTGAAGTACGTGCAGCCCATGCACAAGGGACCCGCGGGGCCGCCCTTCCGCGAGGGCAAGGGCCAGTACCTGGGTGAGCCTAACCCCGCCGCGGCGCccggcagccccgccccctcctgcctcccccctcccggccccggccccgcccccccgcgatctcccccacctcccttccccgccccccgcgatcctcccccacctccctgcctcctgcccccccagcgatctccccgccccccccacgcgttcccttttcttcctgacaccgctccagggctccagggacccctgagtggcctGGAGCGGGGTGCGCCCCAGACGGGTGCTctccggcgggggcggggcggggcgggtccGACTGGCTCCGAGGAGGGCTGCTGGCGCCACCTGGCGGCCACTCCACCCCCAGGTCGTGCAGGGATGAGCGTGACCCCAAGCTCCCCGGGGCACCCGCCTGGACAGGTTGGGTGCTGGGAGCCCTCGGGAGGGCCTCTGGACCCAAACGCCTAACCCCACCTGCCGCGAGTGCGCGGAGGGGGTGGATGGCCCCGGAGTCTGCACCCGCCAGGCCCCTgactgccccttctctctctctccccccagaaATGCCTCTACCGCTGCTGCCGATGGACCTGAAAGGCGAGCCAGGTCCGCCCGGGAAGCCGGGGCCTCGGGGCCCCCCTGGCCCTCCTGGCTTCCCAGGAAAACCGGGCACGGGAAAGCCGGGGCTGCATGGGCAGCCTGGCCCCGCTGGCCCCCCTGGCTTCTCCCGGATGGGCAAGGCTGGtcccccagggctcccaggcAAGGCTGGACCCCCAGGACAGCCAGGGCTTCGGGGGGAGCCGGGGATTCGGGGGGACCAGGGCCTTCGGGGGCCCCCAGGacctcctggcctccctgggccctcAGGCATCGCTGTCCCTGGGAAGCCAGGCCCCCAAGGGGTGCCGGGGCCCCCAGGGTTCGGGGGGgagccagggccccagggggagcctgggcCCCCAGGTGATCGAGGCCTCAAGGGGGATAATGGAGTGGGGCAGCCAGGGCTACcgggggccccagggcagggaggcgCCCCTGGACCCCCTGGCCTTCCTGGTCCAGCTGGCTTGGGCAAACCAGGTTTGGATGGgcttcctggggcccctggagATAAGGGGGAGTCAGGGCCTCCCGGGGTGCCAGGACCCAGGGGGGAGCCAGGGGCTCTGGGCCCAAAAGGGCCCCCTGGAGTGGATGGTGTGGGGGTCCCTGGGGCAGCGGGGGTGCCAGGGCCACAGGGCCCAGCAGGGGCCAAAGGGGAACCAGGAGCCCGGGGCCTCCCCGGCCTGATAGGCCCCACGGGCTATGGGGTACCAGGACTGCCAGGCCCCAAGGGGGACAGGGGCCCAGCTGGGGTCCCAGGACTCTTGGGGGACAGGGGGGAGCCAGGGGAGGATGGGGAGCCAGGAGAGCAGGGCCCACAGGGCCTTGGGGGACCCCCGGGACTTCCAGGGTCTGCAGGACTCCCTGGCAGACGTGGACCCCCAGGGCCCAAGGGGGAAGTAGGGCCTGGAGGACCCCCAGGAGTGGCTGGTATTCGGGGTGACCAGGGACCTACTGGCCTGGCTGGGAAACCCGGGCCCCCAGGAGAGAGGGGACTCCCTGGGGCCCACGGACCCCCAGGACCAACTGGGCCCAAAGGTGAGCCGGGTTTCACAGGCCGCCCTGGGGGACCGGGGGTGGCAGGAGCCCTGGGGCAGAAGGGAGACTTGGGGCTCCCCGGACAGCCCGGCCTGAGGGGCCCCTCAGGAATCCCCGGGCTCCAGGGCCCAGCCGGTCCTATCGGGCCCCAGGGACTGCCGGGCCTGAAGGGAGAACCTGGCTTACCCGGGGCCCCTGGAGAGGGGCGAGTGGGGGAACCGGGAGTGGCTGGGCCCGTGGGGCCCCCGGGGGTCCCCGGCTCCCCAGGCCTCACTGGCCCTCCTGGGCCTCCCGggcccccagggcctccaggtgccccaggggccTTGGATGAGACTGGGGTGGCCGGCCTGCACCTGCCCAACGGCGGCGTGGAGGGCGCCGTGCTGGGCAAGGGGGGCAAGCCGCAGTTCGGCCTGGGGGAGCTGTCGGCCCACGCCACGCCCGCCTTCACCGCCGTGCTTACGTCGCCCTTCCCCGCCTCCGGGATGCCCGTCAAGTTCGACCGGACTCTGTACAACGGCCACAGCGGCTACAACC
Coding sequences within it:
- the COL8A2 gene encoding collagen alpha-2(VIII) chain, yielding MRGPLALLPLLPLLLGCGPRAATGGGAGGAAGYAPVKYVQPMHKGPAGPPFREGKGQYLEMPLPLLPMDLKGEPGPPGKPGPRGPPGPPGFPGKPGTGKPGLHGQPGPAGPPGFSRMGKAGPPGLPGKAGPPGQPGLRGEPGIRGDQGLRGPPGPPGLPGPSGIAVPGKPGPQGVPGPPGFGGEPGPQGEPGPPGDRGLKGDNGVGQPGLPGAPGQGGAPGPPGLPGPAGLGKPGLDGLPGAPGDKGESGPPGVPGPRGEPGALGPKGPPGVDGVGVPGAAGVPGPQGPAGAKGEPGARGLPGLIGPTGYGVPGLPGPKGDRGPAGVPGLLGDRGEPGEDGEPGEQGPQGLGGPPGLPGSAGLPGRRGPPGPKGEVGPGGPPGVAGIRGDQGPTGLAGKPGPPGERGLPGAHGPPGPTGPKGEPGFTGRPGGPGVAGALGQKGDLGLPGQPGLRGPSGIPGLQGPAGPIGPQGLPGLKGEPGLPGAPGEGRVGEPGVAGPVGPPGVPGSPGLTGPPGPPGPPGPPGAPGALDETGVAGLHLPNGGVEGAVLGKGGKPQFGLGELSAHATPAFTAVLTSPFPASGMPVKFDRTLYNGHSGYNPATGIFTCPVGGVYYFAYHVHVKGTNVWVALYKNNVPATYTYDEYKKGYLDQASGGAVLQLRPNDQVWVQMPSDQANGLYSTEYIHSSFSGFLLCPT